TGGGCACCCTGGGCGAGGTGAAGCCCCTGGATGCGTCCATCTTCCACGTGGGCCAGCCCTACCTGCTCCTCCACTTCCGCGTCCCCGTCACCACCCGGATCTGAGCCATGCGCCTCGTCCTCGCCACCGACGCCCAGAAGACCGAACGCGATGCCGTCACCTATGTGGAGTGGGGGCCGCCCCTCACCCGCGAGGGCTACGCCGCCCGCGAGCAGCGGCTGCGCGCCCACCCCTGGGCCCGCGCCGGGATGCAGACGTGGCTGCTGTGTGACGAGGCAGGCGGCGTGCTCGCCTCCTGTGAGACGTTCCGCACCCGCAGCCTCCTGCGCGCCGGCGAGGGGCCGCCCGTGCCGGGGGACAGCTTCGCCATCGCCAGCGTCTTCACCGAGGAGCGGCTGCGGGGCCACGGGTACGCCACGCGGATGATGGACCTGCTCGTGACGGAGCTCCGGCGGGCCCCCCACGCGCAGGCCGCCCTGCTCTTCTCCGATGTGGGGGTGCCGCTCTACCGGCGCTCGGGCTACCGCGAGGTGCCCGCCTGGAACTGGACCCTCGCGCCCGAGCCGGGCGATCCCGCGGCGCTCGTGGAGGGGCTGCTCGGGGAGACGGACCTGGAGCGCGCCCTGGCCCGCGCGCGCGCGCCCGAGCGGCCCTTCTCGCTCTGGCCCACCGCCGCCCAGGTGGACTGGCACCTCGAGCGCGAGCGCATCTATTCGGAGCAGCTCGGCCGCCCGCGCCCGGAGGCCTGCGGCGCCACGGTGGGCGGCTCCACCGCGCTCTGGACCCTGATGGGCCGGTATGGCGTGCTCGTGCTGCTGTGGCTCGATGCCCGGAGCGCGCAGGACGCCGCCGCCCTCTTGGGCGCCGCCCAGCGCGTGGCCCACCGCGCGGGGGCCTCCCGGGTGGAGGTGTGGGAGGAGCCGGACACCGCGCCCCTGCTCGCCCGCGTCCCGGGAGCCACGCGAGGGCCCCGGGACGGCTCTTTGCCCATGCTGCAGGCGCTGCGGCCCGGGGTGCTCCTGTCCGAGGACCTGCCCATCGCCCGGGCCCTGTGGGTGTAGGGCGGAAACAGGGGTAGCATCGCGCCATGGAGTGCACCCGCTGTGGCGCCTGCTGCGTCGCGCCCGACATCGCCGCCCTGGACAAGCCGCTGGGGATGCGCTGCCCCCACCTCGCCGAGGACAACCTCTGCACGGTGTATGACCGGCGGCCCAACGTCTGCCGCAGCTACCAGCCCGATGAGGTGTGCCGCCTCATCGAGGCGCCCACGCTGGACGAGCGCGTCCAGAAGTACCTGGACCTGTTCGAGCTGGGCGCCGAGGCGGCCACCACCCGGCAGAAGGGCTGCGCGTCCATGCGCCAGGCCCGCGGCGCCCTGTAGATTGCCGGCCCGTGCGATTCCAACCCACCGAAGCCTTCGCTCCCGCGCCGTGGCTGGCCTCCCCCCACGCGCAGACCATCTATGCGTCGCTCGTGCGGCCCACGCGCGGCCCGCCGCTGCGCCGCGAGCGGCATGAGCTGTCCGACGGGGACTTCGTCGACCTCGACATTCTCGATGCTCCCGAGGGGGCGCCGCACGTGCTGGTGCTCCACGGGCTGGAGGGCTCGTCCGCGTCGGGCTACGTCGCCGCCGTCCTCCGGGGCGCGGCCTCGCGGGGCTGGGGCGCGACCGCGCTCAACTTCCGCTCTTGCAGTGGCGAGCCCAACCGCCTGGCGCGCTCGTACCACTCGGGAGAGATTGGCGACGCGCTCGAGGTGATGG
Above is a window of Stigmatella erecta DNA encoding:
- a CDS encoding GNAT family N-acetyltransferase — protein: MRLVLATDAQKTERDAVTYVEWGPPLTREGYAAREQRLRAHPWARAGMQTWLLCDEAGGVLASCETFRTRSLLRAGEGPPVPGDSFAIASVFTEERLRGHGYATRMMDLLVTELRRAPHAQAALLFSDVGVPLYRRSGYREVPAWNWTLAPEPGDPAALVEGLLGETDLERALARARAPERPFSLWPTAAQVDWHLERERIYSEQLGRPRPEACGATVGGSTALWTLMGRYGVLVLLWLDARSAQDAAALLGAAQRVAHRAGASRVEVWEEPDTAPLLARVPGATRGPRDGSLPMLQALRPGVLLSEDLPIARALWV
- a CDS encoding YkgJ family cysteine cluster protein gives rise to the protein MECTRCGACCVAPDIAALDKPLGMRCPHLAEDNLCTVYDRRPNVCRSYQPDEVCRLIEAPTLDERVQKYLDLFELGAEAATTRQKGCASMRQARGAL